The genomic region CGCAAGATCCCGGATGCGCTCGCCGAGCGGATCGAGCAGTGGCAGACGAAAATGCCCGCCACCGAGTCGATCTACCCGCATTACCACGGGTTCGAGCCCTACTCGTACGTGTGCATGCTCCTGGGACTGGGAGGCATCCCGCTCAAGCCGCTGCCCGCCCTGGAACTGCTGGACCCGTCCTCGGCCCATCGTGAATTCGACCTGGTCGCCGAGGAGGCCAGGCAGCTGGAGAGCACCTTGCCGAGCCAGTACGAGTACTTCTCACGGTTCCGCTGAGAGCGGCATCAAAAGAGGGCGACGCGCGAAGCGTCGCTGGTGACGCAGGGAGGTGTGCCGTGAACATCACCAGCCACGTCAATTCGAGAAGTTTCCGTTCCCTGATGGCCGGTTTCCCCACCGGCATCGCCGTCATCAGCACCACCGACACGGACGGCCGGCCCTGGGGCATGACCTGCTCGTCCGTGTGCGCCGTCTCGGTGGAACCGCCGACGCTGCTGGTCTGCGTCCGGGACGGGAGCCCGACCCTGGACGCCATGGTGCGGCGGGGCGCCTTCGCGGTGAACCTGCTGCACGGTGGCGCTCGCCCGACGGCGGAGTTGTTCGCCTCCGGCGCCCCCGACCGCTTCAACAGGGTTCGCTGGCAGCACGACGCACAGCGGGGTGGTCCGCACCTGGTCGAGGACGCTCACACCGTGGCCGACTGCCGCATCAGCCAGCGCCACCACGTCGGGGATCACACCGTGGTCTTCGGGGAGGTCTTCCAGGTCACCGACCACTGCGATCCCCATCCTCTGCTGTACGGGATGCGCCAGTACGCGGCCTGGCCTACGGGCTGACGCCCTCACCGAGAATCCAGGCGACGGCCGCCTCGGCGGCGGGTGCGTGCCATGCCCCGCCCTGCTCGGCGTCGAGCTCGACCAGCCGGTGATCGCAGGTCAGCGCCTTGTCCGCGGCACGAGAGGATTCCACGGAGACAGCTGACGGGCCCGCGCCGTGCACGATCAGTGTCGGCGCCGCGATGACGTCGAGCACCCCCTGCGGCTGCAGCCAGAACACTTCGTTGAGCAGGGCTCGGCCCAGCACGAAGGACGGCGTGTAGGGGAGCCGTCCCGTGGCCAGCAGTTCGCGCCCGGCCGACTCGTCGAGATAGTCACGCGACCATGTGGGCCGCGCGTCGACGAAGTGTTCCTTGTAGTCGATCAGTGGGTTGAACAGCACCAGCCGGGAGACCTCATCGCCGCGGCGGGCCGCGTAGCCTGCCGCGACGCCGCCGGTGAGGCCGGTGGCCACCAGAGTCAGCCGGGTGGCACCTACGTGCTCCCGCAGGTGATCCAGGCCCGAACTGATCACGTTGAGCAGCAGGGAGAGGCTCAAGTCCTCCTGCCTGCCCTCGCTTTCACCGTGGCCCGGCAGGTCGAAGCGAAGGCTCGCCACTCCCTCGGCGGCCAGTTCCCCGGACAGCAGCGTGAAGAACCCGTCCTGCTCACGGGTGGCGCCCTCGCCGTGGAGGAGGAGAACGGCGTGCTCGGGCTCGGCCCGAGGCGTGAGCAACGTACCCGCCAGGCGCAGCCCGTCGTGGGCTCGGACGGTGGTGCTCACCGCCGTAGTCGAAGGCGAGGTCGTCGAGGTCGAGGCCGTCGAAGGCGGGTTCTGGGAGGCCGGAGTCGTGGAGGGCGAGGCCGTCGAGGGCGGGGCCAAGGGGGTGGGCTCAGGCATGGCGAACTCCTGCTCGTTGCCGACTGGTGGGCGGCAAGTATTGCCGCGGCACTCGCGCCGCCGATTCGCGTACGCACGTTTCCGTTGTCTCGTGCGGTGTGAGGGTCCGCCAGGGACGGGGGCGGCGGCGTGTTGGCCGGACAACCCATTCATCGCCGGTGCGGCCTGGGGATGTGTGCGCATGGCCCCACTCGCCACGATGGGCGCCGGCCCGTTGAACGGACCCGAACATCCCCCATCGGTGAAGGAGTCCGGGTGTACGCACAGGATTTGCCAGGAGCCCGTCACTGGTCCGGTCAGGGGGCGAAGAGGATCACCGTCATCGGCGCCGGCCTCGCCGGGCTGGTCGCGGCCCATGAACTGGAACGGCTGGGGCACAGCGTGCAGGTGCTGGAGGCCCGGCTGGCGGTGGGCGGCAGGGTCCGTACGCATGTCTTCTCCGGACGGGCGAACGGGCCTCTCGTCGAGTTGGGTGCGATGCGCATCCCCGCCTCGCACCACCGCACCATGCAGTGGATCGACATCCTCGGCCTCAGTGACCGGGTCCGGCAGTTCCGCACACTGTTCTCCGACGATGCCAGCTACTTGGAGTCCCGGACCGGGCACCTGCGGGTTCGCGACGCTTCACCGACGCTGGTCAAGGCCTTCAGCGAGGGGCTGCCACCGGGCAGCGACTATCACGCGGAGACCGTCCTGTGCGCGGCGTGGCTGACCGCCAGCGTCAACGCGGTCGCGCCCGGAGCCTTCCGGCGTGATCTCCACACCGGCCTCAACGTCGAGTTGCTGGACCTGCTGGAGAACATCGACGTCCGCCCGTACATCGTGGCCAGCGGCGCCAACGAGCGGGTCGATCTCAACCGCTTCTTCGCCAACAACCCTGACTTCGCGCGGACCAGCGGGCTCAGGAACTTCTTCGACGACGTCATCGTCGAGACCTCTTCGGCGCTGTTCCGCCTGGACGGCGGGATGGACCAGATCGCGCAGCGACTGGCCGAGCGGCTGCGCGGACCCATCCTCCGTGGCCGCCGGGTGGTGGGCCTCCACGTACAGCGCGACGGAGTCCTGGTGGAAGTGCAGCGCGGACTGGCCACCGCTCCCCGGCGTTCCGACTACGTGCTGTGCACGGTGCCGTTCTCGGTGCTGCGCCGGATGCGGCTGAGCGGCATCGGCGACGACAAGGTCGCGATGATCCACGACATGCAGTACTGGCCGGCCACCAAGATCGCGGTGCACTGCCAGGAGGCGTTCTGGGAGCGCGACGGGATCAGCGGTGGGGGCTCGTTCACCGGAGGGCTGGTACGCCAGACCTACTACCCGCCGGTCGAGAGTGATCCTCGGCTGGGGGCCGCGCTGCTGGCCAGCTACACGCTCGGTCCGGACGCCGACGCGCTCGGCCGGGAACACCCGGACCGGCGGGTGGCGGTGGTGCTCGACGAACTCAGCGCCATTCACCCGGAGTTGAACAGCCCGGGCATGGTGCTGGACGTGGTGAGCCAGGCATGGGGCGAGGACCCGA from Streptomyces sp. NBC_00878 harbors:
- a CDS encoding flavin reductase family protein produces the protein MNITSHVNSRSFRSLMAGFPTGIAVISTTDTDGRPWGMTCSSVCAVSVEPPTLLVCVRDGSPTLDAMVRRGAFAVNLLHGGARPTAELFASGAPDRFNRVRWQHDAQRGGPHLVEDAHTVADCRISQRHHVGDHTVVFGEVFQVTDHCDPHPLLYGMRQYAAWPTG
- a CDS encoding NAD(P)/FAD-dependent oxidoreductase — protein: MYAQDLPGARHWSGQGAKRITVIGAGLAGLVAAHELERLGHSVQVLEARLAVGGRVRTHVFSGRANGPLVELGAMRIPASHHRTMQWIDILGLSDRVRQFRTLFSDDASYLESRTGHLRVRDASPTLVKAFSEGLPPGSDYHAETVLCAAWLTASVNAVAPGAFRRDLHTGLNVELLDLLENIDVRPYIVASGANERVDLNRFFANNPDFARTSGLRNFFDDVIVETSSALFRLDGGMDQIAQRLAERLRGPILRGRRVVGLHVQRDGVLVEVQRGLATAPRRSDYVLCTVPFSVLRRMRLSGIGDDKVAMIHDMQYWPATKIAVHCQEAFWERDGISGGGSFTGGLVRQTYYPPVESDPRLGAALLASYTLGPDADALGREHPDRRVAVVLDELSAIHPELNSPGMVLDVVSQAWGEDPTSMGAAAVRWSKDAATAEEERVLAARPERTLFFAGDHCSPHPAWIEGAIESGIAAAQDVHAALPVDHRVLATGYQGLPGGSA
- a CDS encoding alpha/beta hydrolase; translation: MPEPTPLAPPSTASPSTTPASQNPPSTASTSTTSPSTTAVSTTVRAHDGLRLAGTLLTPRAEPEHAVLLLHGEGATREQDGFFTLLSGELAAEGVASLRFDLPGHGESEGRQEDLSLSLLLNVISSGLDHLREHVGATRLTLVATGLTGGVAAGYAARRGDEVSRLVLFNPLIDYKEHFVDARPTWSRDYLDESAGRELLATGRLPYTPSFVLGRALLNEVFWLQPQGVLDVIAAPTLIVHGAGPSAVSVESSRAADKALTCDHRLVELDAEQGGAWHAPAAEAAVAWILGEGVSP